Proteins encoded together in one Camelina sativa cultivar DH55 chromosome 9, Cs, whole genome shotgun sequence window:
- the LOC104714384 gene encoding uncharacterized protein LOC104714384 isoform X3 translates to MAPEDPEYESDPEELNRSLATRRRVASDDEDDGALNHNLVANPIDSDLSDDEDQQSAFLDSDHDLVDDSSEADFEFVPDHDNALAAADGTEDSAVSATDLVDDGLEQKKKEPFAVPTAGAFYMHDDRFQEFDAASNRRMRGGRRLWQSRDESKWGHDKYEELNTQEKQFDRRTSRGRVRGRGQGRGQERGYSRGTNSKPFTGTGNGHQNQFPKAVTRGRGPRRYEVALKNGNQAPSVQTKQSQNSFVKVSHANSGRPPTETASLETEAIQAKKNVLASSLNSDSPPFYPSGSSNNLAQKDLQTGIGGLRINQNPTPSGKKFGNTKSSSSWVRTAQPSQTTSHGRDAPPPGQMLYQQSPNQGDKVSSLMHFQGMPKGTDQSCTQPPGQAFDQHSAVNSLLPSSPPKTGSSKNQYISGGIESAAETGALVAKGKGSLQPSGRGSFMYGGTQFMGTVGSMAAGHGNSNFPAFLPVMQFGGQHGGVPTFGMALPGYVQPEHGTGNPEMTWLPILPGPGALGGSYCPPYAATNGSYQAHKPMIPSSAGSSSQENSSNNPNDEEPMERPDILTNGNSQRSNGNPNKQPRRYSEMSFSKCEEWKERSSCLNKWKKEVKEKLLCCRPLVLLQAALRSTLGCYCCLILFYFEN, encoded by the exons ATGGCCCCTGAAGATCCCGAGTATGAGAGTGATCCCGAGGAATTGAACCGCTCCTTGGCTACACGTAGGAGAGTAGCTAGCGACGATGAGGATGATGGTGCCCTCAATCACAACCTGGTCGCTAATCCTATTGATTCCGATCTTTCCGATGATGAAGATCAACAGAGTGCTTTTCTCGACTCTGATCATGACCTCGTCGATGATAGTTCTGAGGCTGATTTTGAATTCGTTCCCGATCATGACAATGCACTTGCGGCCGCCGATGGGACCGAGGACTCCGCAGTCTCCGCCACTGATCTTGTTGATGATGGACtggaacaaaagaagaaggagcCTTTCGCAGTGCCTACTGCTGGTGCCTTTTATATGCATGATGACAGATTTCAGGAATTTGATGCCGCCTCTAATAG GCGAATGCGTGGTGGCAGGAGGCTCTGGCAATCTAGAGATGAAAGTAAGTGGGGACATGACAAATACGAGGAACTCAATACACAGGAAAAGCAATTTGAT CGGAGGACTTCCAGAGGCCGAGTCAGAGGTCGTGGTCAGGGTAGGGGTCAGGAGCGTGGATATTCTCGAGGGACCAATTCTAAACCATTTACTGGCACTGGCAATGGACACCAGAACCAGTTTCCTAAGGCTGTCACTAGGGGGAGAGGGCCCAGAAGATATGAGGTTGCATTGAAAAATGGCAATCAAGCACCTTCTGTGCAAACCAAACA GTCCCAAAATTCTTTTGTGAAAGTTTCACATGCCAATTCAGGGCGTCCACCAACAGAAACAGCTAGCTTAGAGACTGAAGCCATCCAAGCCAAAAAGAATGTATTAGCTTCAAGTTTAAATTCAGATTCTCCTCCATTTTATCCTTCAGGATCCTCCAATAACTTGGCACAAAAAGATTTACAAACTGGCATTGGTGGACTGCGCATTAATCAAAACCCTACTCCATCTGGAAAGAAGTTTGGGAATACAAAATCCAGCTCTTCATGGGTACGCACTGCTCAACCTTCCCAGACTACAAGTCATGGTAGAGATGCACCTCCTCCTGGGCAAATGCTTTACCAGCAATCTCCTAATCAAGGTGACAAAGTTTCTTCGCTGATGCACTTCCAGGGAATGCCAAAAGGCACTGACCAAAGCTGTACTCAACCTCCTGGTCAGGCTTTTGATCAACATTCTGCTGTTAACAGTTTGCTGCCTTCTTCTCCACCGAAAACCGGCTCATCAAAAAACCAGTATATTTCTGGTGGAATAGAGTCAGCCGCAGAAACAGGTGCTTTGGTTGCCAAGGGAAAAGGGTCACTCCAGCCTAGTGGAAGAGGATCTTTTATGTATGGTGGGACACAGTTTATGGGGACTGTCGGTAGCATGGCAGCTGGTCATGGCAATTCAAATTTTCCTGCATTTCTGCCTG TTATGCAATTTGGTGGTCAGCACGGTGGGGTTCCTACCTTTGGAATGGCTCTTCCAGGATATGTCCAACCAGAACATGGTACCGGAAATCCTGAGATGACATG GCTGCCAATTTTGCCTGGCCCCGGAGCACTAGGAGGTTCGTATTGTCCACCTTATGCTGCCACTAATGGTTCTTACCAAGCACACAAACCGATGATACCTTCCTCTGCGGGATCCTccag CCAAGAGAACAGTTCTAATAACCCTAATGATGAAGAACCCATGGAGAGACCTG ACATTTTGACCAATGGGAATTCACAACGATCGAATGGCAACCCAAACAAGCAGCCTCGTAG ATACTCGGAGATGAGCTTTAGCAAGTGTGAAGAGTGGAAAGAAAGGTCCTCTTGCTTGAATAAGTGGAAAAAGGAGGTGAAAGAGAAGCTCCTTTGTTGCAGGCCCCTGGTGCTTCTCCAAGCTGCTTTACGGAGCACTTTGGGCTGCTATTGTtgccttattttattttattttgaaaattag
- the LOC104714384 gene encoding uncharacterized protein LOC104714384 isoform X2 translates to MAPEDPEYESDPEELNRSLATRRRVASDDEDDGALNHNLVANPIDSDLSDDEDQQSAFLDSDHDLVDDSSEADFEFVPDHDNALAAADGTEDSAVSATDLVDDGLEQKKKEPFAVPTAGAFYMHDDRFQEFDAASNRRMRGGRRLWQSRDESKWGHDKYEELNTQEKQFDRRTSRGRVRGRGQGRGQERGYSRGTNSKPFTGTGNGHQNQFPKAVTRGRGPRRYEVALKNGNQAPSVQTKQSQNSFVKVSHANSGRPPTETASLETEAIQAKKNVLASSLNSDSPPFYPSGSSNNLAQKDLQTGIGGLRINQNPTPSGKKFGNTKSSSSWVRTAQPSQTTSHGRDAPPPGQMLYQQSPNQGDKVSSLMHFQGMPKGTDQSCTQPPGQAFDQHSAVNSLLPSSPPKTGSSKNQYISGGIESAAETGALVAKGKGSLQPSGRGSFMYGGTQFMGTVGSMAAGHGNSNFPAFLPVMQFGGQHGGVPTFGMALPGYVQPEHGTGNPEMTWLPILPGPGALGGSYCPPYAATNGSYQAHKPMIPSSAGSSSQENSSNNPNDEEPMERPDTRR, encoded by the exons ATGGCCCCTGAAGATCCCGAGTATGAGAGTGATCCCGAGGAATTGAACCGCTCCTTGGCTACACGTAGGAGAGTAGCTAGCGACGATGAGGATGATGGTGCCCTCAATCACAACCTGGTCGCTAATCCTATTGATTCCGATCTTTCCGATGATGAAGATCAACAGAGTGCTTTTCTCGACTCTGATCATGACCTCGTCGATGATAGTTCTGAGGCTGATTTTGAATTCGTTCCCGATCATGACAATGCACTTGCGGCCGCCGATGGGACCGAGGACTCCGCAGTCTCCGCCACTGATCTTGTTGATGATGGACtggaacaaaagaagaaggagcCTTTCGCAGTGCCTACTGCTGGTGCCTTTTATATGCATGATGACAGATTTCAGGAATTTGATGCCGCCTCTAATAG GCGAATGCGTGGTGGCAGGAGGCTCTGGCAATCTAGAGATGAAAGTAAGTGGGGACATGACAAATACGAGGAACTCAATACACAGGAAAAGCAATTTGAT CGGAGGACTTCCAGAGGCCGAGTCAGAGGTCGTGGTCAGGGTAGGGGTCAGGAGCGTGGATATTCTCGAGGGACCAATTCTAAACCATTTACTGGCACTGGCAATGGACACCAGAACCAGTTTCCTAAGGCTGTCACTAGGGGGAGAGGGCCCAGAAGATATGAGGTTGCATTGAAAAATGGCAATCAAGCACCTTCTGTGCAAACCAAACA GTCCCAAAATTCTTTTGTGAAAGTTTCACATGCCAATTCAGGGCGTCCACCAACAGAAACAGCTAGCTTAGAGACTGAAGCCATCCAAGCCAAAAAGAATGTATTAGCTTCAAGTTTAAATTCAGATTCTCCTCCATTTTATCCTTCAGGATCCTCCAATAACTTGGCACAAAAAGATTTACAAACTGGCATTGGTGGACTGCGCATTAATCAAAACCCTACTCCATCTGGAAAGAAGTTTGGGAATACAAAATCCAGCTCTTCATGGGTACGCACTGCTCAACCTTCCCAGACTACAAGTCATGGTAGAGATGCACCTCCTCCTGGGCAAATGCTTTACCAGCAATCTCCTAATCAAGGTGACAAAGTTTCTTCGCTGATGCACTTCCAGGGAATGCCAAAAGGCACTGACCAAAGCTGTACTCAACCTCCTGGTCAGGCTTTTGATCAACATTCTGCTGTTAACAGTTTGCTGCCTTCTTCTCCACCGAAAACCGGCTCATCAAAAAACCAGTATATTTCTGGTGGAATAGAGTCAGCCGCAGAAACAGGTGCTTTGGTTGCCAAGGGAAAAGGGTCACTCCAGCCTAGTGGAAGAGGATCTTTTATGTATGGTGGGACACAGTTTATGGGGACTGTCGGTAGCATGGCAGCTGGTCATGGCAATTCAAATTTTCCTGCATTTCTGCCTG TTATGCAATTTGGTGGTCAGCACGGTGGGGTTCCTACCTTTGGAATGGCTCTTCCAGGATATGTCCAACCAGAACATGGTACCGGAAATCCTGAGATGACATG GCTGCCAATTTTGCCTGGCCCCGGAGCACTAGGAGGTTCGTATTGTCCACCTTATGCTGCCACTAATGGTTCTTACCAAGCACACAAACCGATGATACCTTCCTCTGCGGGATCCTccag CCAAGAGAACAGTTCTAATAACCCTAATGATGAAGAACCCATGGAGAGACCTG ATACTCGGAGATGA
- the LOC104714384 gene encoding uncharacterized protein LOC104714384 isoform X1, giving the protein MAPEDPEYESDPEELNRSLATRRRVASDDEDDGALNHNLVANPIDSDLSDDEDQQSAFLDSDHDLVDDSSEADFEFVPDHDNALAAADGTEDSAVSATDLVDDGLEQKKKEPFAVPTAGAFYMHDDRFQEFDAASNRRMRGGRRLWQSRDESKWGHDKYEELNTQEKQFDRRTSRGRVRGRGQGRGQERGYSRGTNSKPFTGTGNGHQNQFPKAVTRGRGPRRYEVALKNGNQAPSVQTKQSQNSFVKVSHANSGRPPTETASLETEAIQAKKNVLASSLNSDSPPFYPSGSSNNLAQKDLQTGIGGLRINQNPTPSGKKFGNTKSSSSWVRTAQPSQTTSHGRDAPPPGQMLYQQSPNQGDKVSSLMHFQGMPKGTDQSCTQPPGQAFDQHSAVNSLLPSSPPKTGSSKNQYISGGIESAAETGALVAKGKGSLQPSGRGSFMYGGTQFMGTVGSMAAGHGNSNFPAFLPVMQFGGQHGGVPTFGMALPGYVQPEHGTGNPEMTWLPILPGPGALGGSYCPPYAATNGSYQAHKPMIPSSAGSSSQENSSNNPNDEEPMERPEIRTATF; this is encoded by the exons ATGGCCCCTGAAGATCCCGAGTATGAGAGTGATCCCGAGGAATTGAACCGCTCCTTGGCTACACGTAGGAGAGTAGCTAGCGACGATGAGGATGATGGTGCCCTCAATCACAACCTGGTCGCTAATCCTATTGATTCCGATCTTTCCGATGATGAAGATCAACAGAGTGCTTTTCTCGACTCTGATCATGACCTCGTCGATGATAGTTCTGAGGCTGATTTTGAATTCGTTCCCGATCATGACAATGCACTTGCGGCCGCCGATGGGACCGAGGACTCCGCAGTCTCCGCCACTGATCTTGTTGATGATGGACtggaacaaaagaagaaggagcCTTTCGCAGTGCCTACTGCTGGTGCCTTTTATATGCATGATGACAGATTTCAGGAATTTGATGCCGCCTCTAATAG GCGAATGCGTGGTGGCAGGAGGCTCTGGCAATCTAGAGATGAAAGTAAGTGGGGACATGACAAATACGAGGAACTCAATACACAGGAAAAGCAATTTGAT CGGAGGACTTCCAGAGGCCGAGTCAGAGGTCGTGGTCAGGGTAGGGGTCAGGAGCGTGGATATTCTCGAGGGACCAATTCTAAACCATTTACTGGCACTGGCAATGGACACCAGAACCAGTTTCCTAAGGCTGTCACTAGGGGGAGAGGGCCCAGAAGATATGAGGTTGCATTGAAAAATGGCAATCAAGCACCTTCTGTGCAAACCAAACA GTCCCAAAATTCTTTTGTGAAAGTTTCACATGCCAATTCAGGGCGTCCACCAACAGAAACAGCTAGCTTAGAGACTGAAGCCATCCAAGCCAAAAAGAATGTATTAGCTTCAAGTTTAAATTCAGATTCTCCTCCATTTTATCCTTCAGGATCCTCCAATAACTTGGCACAAAAAGATTTACAAACTGGCATTGGTGGACTGCGCATTAATCAAAACCCTACTCCATCTGGAAAGAAGTTTGGGAATACAAAATCCAGCTCTTCATGGGTACGCACTGCTCAACCTTCCCAGACTACAAGTCATGGTAGAGATGCACCTCCTCCTGGGCAAATGCTTTACCAGCAATCTCCTAATCAAGGTGACAAAGTTTCTTCGCTGATGCACTTCCAGGGAATGCCAAAAGGCACTGACCAAAGCTGTACTCAACCTCCTGGTCAGGCTTTTGATCAACATTCTGCTGTTAACAGTTTGCTGCCTTCTTCTCCACCGAAAACCGGCTCATCAAAAAACCAGTATATTTCTGGTGGAATAGAGTCAGCCGCAGAAACAGGTGCTTTGGTTGCCAAGGGAAAAGGGTCACTCCAGCCTAGTGGAAGAGGATCTTTTATGTATGGTGGGACACAGTTTATGGGGACTGTCGGTAGCATGGCAGCTGGTCATGGCAATTCAAATTTTCCTGCATTTCTGCCTG TTATGCAATTTGGTGGTCAGCACGGTGGGGTTCCTACCTTTGGAATGGCTCTTCCAGGATATGTCCAACCAGAACATGGTACCGGAAATCCTGAGATGACATG GCTGCCAATTTTGCCTGGCCCCGGAGCACTAGGAGGTTCGTATTGTCCACCTTATGCTGCCACTAATGGTTCTTACCAAGCACACAAACCGATGATACCTTCCTCTGCGGGATCCTccag CCAAGAGAACAGTTCTAATAACCCTAATGATGAAGAACCCATGGAGAGACCTG AAATTCGAACTGCTACATTTTGA
- the LOC104714385 gene encoding LOW QUALITY PROTEIN: coatomer subunit beta'-1-like (The sequence of the model RefSeq protein was modified relative to this genomic sequence to represent the inferred CDS: substituted 1 base at 1 genomic stop codon) — MPLRLDIKRKFAQRSERVKSVDLHPTEPWILASLYSGTVCIWNYQTQTMVKSFDVTELPVRSAKFIARKQWVVAGADDMFIRVYNYNTMDKIKVFEAHADYIRCVAVHPTLPYVLSSSDDMLIKLWDWEKGWLCTQIFEGHSHYVMQVTFNPKDTNTFASASLDRTIKIWNLGSPDPNFTLDAHMKGVNCVDYFTGGDKPYLITGSDDHTAKVWDYQTKSCVQTLEGHTHNVSAVSFHPELPIIITGSEDGTVRIWHATTYRLENTXNYGLERVWAIGHIKGSRRVVIGYDEGSIMVKLGREIPVASMDNSGKIIWAKHNEIHTVNIKSVGTDEVTDGERLPLAVKELGTCDLYPQSLKHNPNGRFVVVCGDGEYIIYTALAWRNRSFGSALEFVWSSDGEHAVRESSTKIKIFSKNFQEKKTVRPTFSAEHIFGGTLLAMCSSDFICFYDWAECRLIRRIDVTVKNLYWADSGDLVAIASESSFYILKFNRDIVTSYFDGGKQIDEEGIEDAFELLNETNERVRTGLWVGDCFIYTNSSWRLNYCVGGEVTTMYHLDRPMYLLGYLANQSRVYLIDKEFNIIGYTLLLSLIEYKTLVMRGDLEQANEVLPSIPKEHHNSVAHFLESRGMIEDALEVATDPDYKFELAIQLGRLSVAKDIAVEAQNESKWKQLGELAMSTGKLDMAEECMRQAMDLSGLLLLYSSLGDADGLVKLAALAKEQGKNNVAFLCLFMLGQIEDCLHLLVESNRIPEAALMARSYLPSKVSEIVALWRNDLTKISPKAAESLADPEEYPNLFEDWQVALSLENRAAETRGVHPPAGQYCSHADRDRTTLVEAFRIMQIEEEGRLEQGDVLNEVGEEGEEGEGEEEEEEEDHQEESSDGRQQSVEEEAVVVDADSTDGAVLVNGNESEEQWVLTPPQE, encoded by the exons ATG CCTCTCAGACTTGATATCAAG CGCAAATTTGCTCAAAGATCAGAAAGAGTCAAATCTGTAGATCTCCATCCAACAGAGCCATG GATCCTGGCAAGTTTGTATTCCGGAACTGTGTGCATATGGAATTATCAGACACAG ACAATGGTTAAATCTTTCGACGTGACTGAATTGCCTg TTCGCTCAGCTAAGTTCATTGCACGGAAGCAGTGGGTTGTAGCTGGAGCTGATGACATGTTTATTCGTGTCTACAACTACAACACTATGGATAAGATCAAAGTATTTGAGGCTCATGCTGATTACATTAGGTGTGTTGCTGTTCATCCCACCCTTCCCTATGTCTTATCATCATCTGATGATATGCTCATCAAGCTTTGGGACTGGGAAAAGGGTTGGCTTTGCACTCAGATTTTTGAAGGCCATTCCCATTATGTTATGCAAGTCACTTTCAATCCGAAAGATACCAATACTTTTGCTAGTGCATCCCTTGACCGTACCATTAAA ATATGGAATCTTGGTTCTCCGGATCCAAATTTTACTCTGGATGCACATATGAAAGGCGTTAACTGTGTAGACTACTTTACTGGTGGGGATAAACCATACCTAATCACTGGATCTGATGATCATACTGCTAAG GTGTGGGATTACCAAACGAAGAGTTGCGTTCAGACACTTGAAGGTCATACACACAATGTTTCTGCGGTATCTTTCCATCCAGAGCTCCCAATAATTATTACAGGATCTGAGGATGGAACTGTTCGCATATGGCATGCCACCACTTACAG GCTTGAGAATACGTAGAACTATGGCCTTGAGAGGGTTTGGGCTATAGGACACATTAAAGGGTCACGCCG GGTTGTAATCGGTTATGATGAAGGATCCATAATGGTGAAACTTGGCCGTGAAATACCAGTGGCTAGTATGGATAACAGCGGAAAAATTATTTGGGCTAAACACAATGAGATACATACTGTAAACATCAAGAGCGTTGGCACAGATGAG GTCACTGATGGTGAGAGACTGCCTTTGGCTGTTAAAGAGCTAGGGACCTGCGATCTTTATCCTCAA AGCTTGAAGCACAACCCTAATGGTAGGTTTGTGGTTGTTTGTGGAGATGGTGAGTATATCATCTACACTGCCTTGGCGTGGCGAAATAGGTCATTTGGCTCTGCGCTGGAATTTGTTTGGTCATCTGATGGGGAGCATGCTGTCAGGGAAAGCTCGACAAAGATCAAGATCTTCAGCAAGAATTTCCAG GAAAAGAAGACTGTGAGACCTACTTTCTCAGCAGAGCACATTTTTGGTGGGACATTATTGGCAATGTGCTCAAGTGATTTTATCTGCTTCTATGATTGGGCTGAATGTCGGTTGATTAGGCGAATAGATGTTACTGTCAAA AATCTTTATTGGGCAGACAGTGGTGATCTCGTTGCCATTGCCAGTGAATCATCATTCTACATCCTTAAGTTCAAT CGCGACATTGTTACCTCTTATTTTGATGGCGGTAAACAAATTGATGAGGAAGGCATTGAGGACGCATTTGAGCTTCTCAATGAAACCAATGAACGTGTTCGGACTGGCTTATGGGTTGGAGATTGTTTTATCTATACCAATTCGTCTTGGAGGCTTAACTACTGTGTTGGTGGTGAG GTAACAACAATGTATCATCTGGACCGTCCTATGTACTTGTTGGGTTATCTCGCTAATCAAAGCCGGGTTTATTTGATTGACAAAGAGTTCAA CATTATTGGTTACACTTTACTTTTAAGTTTGATCGAGTACAAGACTCTTGTGATGCGTGGAGATTTGGAACAGGCTAATGAAGTCTTACCTTCAATTCCTAAGGAGCATCATAATAG CGTGGCACACTTTCTGGAATCACGTGGTATGATAGAAGATGCTCTAGAAGTAGCTACTGACCCTGATTACAAATTTGAGTTGGCGATACAGCTCGGTAGATTGTCAGTCGCCAAG GACATTGCTGTAGAGGCACAAAATGAGTCTAAATGGAAGCAACTTGGAGAATTAGCTATGTCCACTGGGAAG TTGGATATGGCTGAGGAATGCATGAGGCAAGCTATGGATTTGAGTGGCCTGTTGTTGCTTTATTCTTCATTGGGAGATGCAGATGGATTGGTGAAACTGGCAGCACTTGCTAAAGAGCAAGGAAAGAACAACGTCGCTTTTCTTTGCTTGTTCATGTTGGGTCAAATAGAAGATTGCCTGCATCTGTTGGTGGAAAG TAATCGGATACCTGAAGCCGCTCTGATGGCACGATCGTACCTTCCGAGCAAGGTCTCTGAAATAGTGGCATTGTGGAGAAACGATTTAACCAAG ATAAGTCCAAAGGCTGCTGAATCTCTGGCTGATCCTGAAGAGTATCCCAATCTCTTTGAAGACTGGCAAGTCGCCCTGTCCCTTGAAAATAGAGCTGCAGAGACAAG GGGCGTCCATCCTCCTGCTGGGCAGTACTGTAGTCATGCAGACAGAGATCGTACAACTTTGGTGGAAGCTTTTAGAATAATGCAAATAGAGGAAGAGGGGCGACTAGAGCAAGGGGATGTTCTCAACGAG GTTGGGGAAGAGGGGGAAGAGggagagggagaagaagaggaggaggaggaggatcatcAGGAAGAAAGTAGTGATGGGAGGCAACAGAGTGTGGAAGAAGAGGCTGTTGTGGTGGACGCTGACTCTACGGATGGGGCTGTGCTAGTAAATGGGAACGAGTCTGAAGAACAGTGGG TTCTAACACCGCCACAGGAGTAG
- the LOC104714386 gene encoding protein SYS1 homolog, with product MFYGTAVWDPWLIVGQIICLQCSYYLTLGLFTMVFLGLRVPRLSLVYFFDYATLTTSTFTGWCVIASFLFSSLAGAVYMIFLVERARKCLDFSATLYIVHLFFCIMYGGWPSSMAWWVVNGTGLAVMALLAEYLCIKREQREIPMDRFNSRV from the exons ATGTTCTATGGCACAGCTGTATGGGACCCTTGGCTTATTGTTGGCCAGATTATATGCCTGCAGTGCTCGTACTACCTCACTCTAGGACTCTTCACTATGGTCTTTCTTGGCCTTCGTGTTCCTCGCCTTAGTCTTGTCTACTTCTTCGATTATGCCACACTCACTACTTCTACCTTCACTGGTTGGTGTGTTATTGCCTCATTCCTCTTCTCTTCACTCGCTGG GGCTGTTTACATGATATTTTTGGTGGAACGAGCACGCAAATGCTTAGATTTCTCAGCAACTCTCTACATCGTACATCTCTTCTTTTGCATCATGTATGGAGGATGGCCTTCCTCTATGGCATGGTGGGTCGTCAATGGTACGGGTCTCGCTGTTATGGCTTTGCTAGCTGAGTACCTGTGCATCAAACGCGAACAGCGAGAGATTCCTATGGATCGATTCAACTCAA gggtttga
- the LOC104714389 gene encoding transcription repressor OFP14-like, translating to MPNQLQTSLHGYLSKIKRETGKLQLSSSHSFSSSKNWVLGKHPKKLSFSFKHRRRNSKTRFNKDEPVYQDSAHAATLSDIDRFLEENFKSLCIRDDQEVEHEDHRLTKNKEKRESPQDTDDDDDDDDDDDDDDDVYRHRFERTWGPAVYDSPKQPPRRLEKLSPPPGSSSEGRPSLETTSTSEERQSRSTLVLPENCIAVLKYSDEPQDDFRLSMVEMLESKLGMREREVDWDLMEELLFCYLDLNDKKSHKFILSAFVDLIIALREKEKRITRKGLVRSLSTRAARERLKKRMIMRDN from the coding sequence ATGCCAAACCAGTTGCAGACATCGCTGCATGGTTACCTGTCAAAGATCAAACGAGAGACAGGGAAGCTGCAACTCTCGTCTTCCCATTCTTTCTCATCCTCGAAGAATTGGGTGCTTGGTAAGCATCCCAAGAagctctccttctccttcaagcACAGACGACGCAACAGCAAGACCAGGTTCAACAAAGACGAACCCGTTTACCAGGACTCCGCTCACGCCGCCACCTTGTCCGACATTGACCGCTTTCTTGAGGAGAACTTCAAATCCCTCTGCATCCGAGACGACCAGGAGGTTGAGCATGAAGACCACCGGTTGACAAAAAACAAGGAGAAAAGGGAGTCCCCACAAGacactgatgatgatgatgatgatgatgatgatgatgatgatgacgacgacgtcTATCGCCACAGATTCGAGAGGACATGGGGACCTGCCGTGTACGACTCCCCGAAACAGCCACCACGGAGATTAGAGAAACTATCTCCACCGCCTGGATCATCATCCGAGGGCAGGCCTAGCTTGGAAACAACCTCAACTTCAGAGGAGAGACAATCGAGATCCACCTTGGTGCTGCCAGAGAACTGCATCGCGGTCCTCAAATACTCGGATGAGCCGCAAGATGATTTCAGGCTGTCGATGGTGGAGATGTTGGAGTCCAAGTTAGGGATGCGGGAGAGGGAAGTGGATTGGGACTTGATGGAAGAGCTACTCTTCTGCTATCTAGATCTCAACGACAAGAAGTCACACAAGTTCATACTTAGCGCATTCGTGGATCTCATCATCGCCCTCcgtgagaaggagaagaggatcACCAGGAAAGGCCTTGTGAGGTCGCTCAGTACTCGCGCCGCCAGGGAGAGgctgaagaagaggatgatcaTGAGAGACAACTAA